cgagacacctctccggccaataaccatcagcggggtctggatacccatggtggctcccacttgctccacgatgatctcatcggatgaaccacgatgtcaaggattcaatcaatcccgtatacgattccctttgtctgtcggtatagaacttgcccgagattcgatcgtcggtatacctataccttgtttaatctcgttaccggtaagtctctttactcgttccgtagcacgtcatcgtgtgactaactccttagtcacattgagctcatgatgatgttctaccgagtgggcccagagatacctctccgtcacacggagtgacaaatcccgatctcgattcgtaccaacccaacagacacattcagagatacccgtagtgcacctttatagtcaccgagttacgttgtgacgtgtgatacacccaaagcactcctacggtatccgggagttgcacaatctcacggtcgaaggaaaatacacttgacattagaaaaactttagcatacgaacaatacgatctagtgctatgcttaggattgggtcttgtccatcacatcattctccaacgaTATGATctcgtcatcaatgacatctaatgcccataatcaggaaaccatgatcatctattgactaacgagctagctaactagaggcttgctagggacacattgtgatctatttattcacacatgtattactgtttcctgttaatacaattatagcatgaacaataaacgattatcatgaacaaggaaatatgaccattttattattgcctctagggcatatttccaacaggagctTCTTTGTGATGTTCACAAGGCCACGCTTGTCTTCTGCGACAACATCAGCGTTGTCTACCTCTCCGCCAACCCGGTCCATCATCGGCATACGAAGCATATTGAGCTCGACATCCACTTTGTTCGCGAACATGTGGCTCTTGGACGCATTCGAGTTCTCCATGTTCCCACGTCACGGTAGTTTGCGGATGTGATGACCAAGGGATTACCTTCTTCCGTCTTTGAGGAGTTCAGGTCCAGTCTCTATGTCTTCGACGACGCTTCGACTGCGGGGAGGGGGGCTTAATATGTATTTTGCATATGTATATCTGTATAGGCCGGCCCACCTCCTAACCTTGTATAATTGAGGTTGAGGACCACATTATACTCTATATATATGTGCCATTGCACCCAATCAATGATATTGAGAGTTGCATTGCCAAAACCCTTTTCTACAGTATGAAATGAGTTTGCCTTTCAAGGCCGTGTCTCACGGGATCCAAACTGCATTCTGGACAAGATGAGCGCATATATTCATCAATGAAAATTCTATGTGATGGTGCTCAGTCTTCCCTTCTCATGCGATGTCTTCTGCTTCTCGATCATCACCAGTTAGATGCGTTAAGGATCGCTTGGACCTAACCCTGTCATTGGATGTCACGGATGATCAACAAAAGGAGATTGTTTGCCTCATCACCGACTGGTGCGCGTAAATTCTGGCCGAGTGTTATAGCGCTCATCCTTTTGTTTCCTATCTAGGTTCCATTCATAGGTCATGGATGATGTGGTATGTGTAGTTGTTGCTATGTTGGCGCTTTGCAGTTGTAAATTGTATGTTGCGGTACCGTACCGTTGTTGTTGCCGAGGGTTGTGAAACAATTTGAATGTTTGCTGCCATGCCTTTTAATAAAAATTAGGGCTGACGAAAATCCCTTTTAGAAAAGAAAAATCTACTTTATTTTCTTCCAAAATGAAATTACATTTAAACTTGAAACTTTACAGGTCCATAACACACGAGTACTATGCTATTTCTAAATTGTTTTATACTCTCTTCATTCTATTTAAATggctcaactttatactaactaAAATGAATAGTTAAGATGAGAAAAGAGAAACTTATACGCGTAAATTTGGACACTCCAGGATAAGGGAGGGGTGCATGTCAATTCCTCGGCAATTGCGCTAAAAACTCGAAATCCTTTTAGATCAATCAAACTGCTAAGTATTGGAAACAAGCTATAGCGTCGAATGAAGTGCAACCGTCGCAAGTGTAAATGCGCGCGCGTCAAAGATATATTCACGGGTCGTTTCAGTATAGatgtctttagcaaattcttatGCCATTTCCGAGTTCCAACCGTGAGACACAAACAGAAAGTACCACCAAACTCACATTCCCAATTTAAAGCTAAGTGCATGTTTATATAAGAACATTTCACATATGTACAAATAGGTTACAATCACAAATCCCCCCATCAAATATGTATGTACACACGCCTTGATGATCAATGGTTCACATTGCAGAGTAGCCACACCTAAAAAGAATTAACACCCCAAACCAAGAGAAAGGTAAATAAGAAGTTAGCCAACGAGCCTTATGCACCGGCTAATTTCCCTGAGCACACTTTTCCCTTGGCCTTTCCGTCCCTTCCCGAGTGCGCGCGCCACTAATTCCAGGCTACAGCGACGTCAGCGGCAGAGCGGCACCGCCTTGAGGAGCGCGTGGATGCCGCCGGGCCGCGCGCCGCAGCGGCCGCTCCGCTCGCCGCGGGGCAGCTCGGCGACGAGCACCCGCCGGCACGACGGGCACGAGGAGTGGGAGCGCAGCCAGGCGTCGACGCAGGCGGCGTGGAACGCGTGGCTGCACTGCGGCAGCACCCGCATGGCCTGGCCGTCCTCGAACTCGGCGAGGCAGATGGCGCACTCGTCCGCCTCCggcgcctcgccgccgccgtcggcgaCGTACCTGACGGTGGGCAGGGCGCGCAGCACCTCCTTCTTGACGCCCCTGTTGGCGCCGGGCGACGGCGCGTCCGCGGCGCGTGCCCAGCGGCGCGCGCACGCGCACCGCGCCACGAGGCCGAGGCCGAGGACGCAGACCAGCGCGCATAGCAGGCCGGCGAGGATGAGGACCAGGTCCGAGTTGAGCGAGTCCTGCGgcacgccgccggccgccgcctcctcaagaAGCCTTCTCGCCGCCATGTTCGCGCACCGGGGGCAGGTGACTGAGTTCAGTTCACGAGCTTCGCCGCTGGCTCGTCgtaggtcggggggggggggggggggggggggggaggagagcGTGGAAGAAGTGTGGGATGGGAGGGGCTGGCTCGCGCGCTTATATAGAGACGATGGTCGGCTTTTGGGTCTCGAGGAAAATGCGAAGAACGAGCACGGGGCGAGTGGAGTCAGTTCGTTTGGAAGTTGGAACTTGAAAGTTGGATCCTCATTTGCCCTTTGGGGTTCCAATGGTTAGTCACTCACTGCAGCGCACGGCTTAATGTGGCCGCAGTAGTGCTCTCTTTTAGCACATGTCTTAGCAGGAGTCCTGCACTCACTCATCTAAGCGTGACTTCTTTTTCTAATCTTTCGACTGGGTGGGTCAACATGAGCAAGACCGCCAGGAAACTAGGATGTCAGGGTCTCGTAGAGAAACAAGGCGTATATGTGAAAGTATGTTTGGCTTTCGCCAAGGGTTGCCAACTTGTCATGGCGAAAAGTTTGGTTAGCCAACAAAAAAAGTAATTGGTTTGAGGTTTTGTCTGCCAATGGATTGGCCAAGATTCGTTAGAGAAACGAAGTAGAATTGATAGTGGAGCATTGGCATGCCAAGAAGTTGGCCATGTTCCAAACAGAAGCCCAATGTTTTGGCCATGGTAAGAAGAAAATTGATAGGATCACCTTGGCTACAATCCAAACACACCATATATACACAATCCATTCACCATTATGCCAATTTAATCGCTAGAATTTATTATCATGCGTTGGAAGAAATTGTAAAATGAAATTAGTTGAACCCATGGAGTGATGTAGAGGAAATTAGGCATATGCCACTATATAAAAACTCATCTAAAGACCTATACTTTTTCGAAAATAAGGCTGAAACCCTCGACCATTGCATCATAATGATTGACATAGCCATTCTtattaattactccctccgtcccaaaataactgtctcaagcttagtacaaatttatactacagctagtataaagttgaggcacttattttgagacggaggaagtattagCCAGAATACAAAACAAATACAACCACGGTCAAATCATTACAAAGATATAAAAAAGATTACCTACAACTAATTCAATTTCTGCCGCAACAATGCATTCAAGAAGGTATGAAGGTCCTTACACCATCGTTGCCacatcatcttttcatcatggatATCGAGACCGTCCAATAAAAATCAACACAACAACAAGTAAACAACACCTTCAATAGCACGACTTCCGTCAATTGGTTACAGAAGCCCGACGAACAATGTCACTCGAAATTCCAAGTTTCAAACATGCCATCAAAAAAGTCTGAATTAGCGCATCAAATACAAATTCCACACTAATGTAACCAAGTGACGGGGAAGCCGTGTAACTTTTAATCCGGTGTATGATTTCATATCCGAACcttgattattattatttttagagtGATAGATGTTGGTATCCGAGACAAATAGTCAAAACCTTGACTTATTATCCGAGCAAACCATGCTCCATCAGCCGCACTCCTATAGGAGTATTATTATAAGAGAAAACAATGTAAAAAAACCTTGACTTATCCGAGCAACCAAACCCCATGCCCATCCCATAGCAACGGGGGTTAGGGAGGGGACAGGTGGCCCGGTTTGGAGCCGCACGAGCAGCACTCCGGTGCGGTGCACAGACTTTCGGTTGCCGTTTGCTACCTGTCACTCAGCTACTGCCTGCCCCCCTGCGTACTATTTGACTTTTTGCGTTAGGTCGCTGGGTGGTCACGTTtctagcacacacacacacacacaccttcaCCTCCGTTCTTTTCACGCCCCTCCTTCGTATCCACTACAGTACGAGTACGTGCGCGCGCCCTCGGCGCAATGCCGGAAGAAGCAAGCGCGGGCGCGCGGTAACAAGTGTCAGCTTCTCGTAGGGGCGATGGCAACGAAGCACGGAACGCACCCCCGTCTCGGCTGCTGGCCGTAGTGGTGAACGGGCCGGCGCACCCACTTGGGCGCGGCACATGGCCGCGGTGCCTTTCTTTCCGGCGGCACTCATCACATGGTCGGGCGTAAAACCGACGGACCGTATGACATGCACCGATGCCGCGACGTGTAGGGCCGGCGGGCTGGACACGACGGCGAAAGCGATGCGCTTTGGGGTGTGGTGTGGAGACGGTACGCTTTGGGCGACGGATGTTTGGCTTTCGAGTTCTTGTGGCTTTTGTTTTGTGTCCGCACCGCACCGTGCCTCTGTTTCTGTTGCTTGTATGCTTTCCAAAGAGTAGTATATGCATTTTCACAAGATGTGTCGTCgtacatacatgcatgcatgcatacatgaTTCACCTGCAAGAAAAGGGAGAAGAAGGGTTTTACCTGCGCCGTAAACACAAGGATGCTGAATTGGCCTCAGAGGAGCTGGGTGTCATTCCATGCCACATGGAAAACCGTTATCAACAACCGCTCAAGCCTTTAACAAAGGGATGTATGAGCACCTACCGTGCCGCGAGCAGTGTCACATTCAGTACCCAAGGGACCGCCTCCAAAAGAAAATTAGAGAATGACTAAAGGCCTTGACCTGCCATCCGATTATCCATCCGAGTGCGTGCATCGCTACTGCTTTTCCTTCCTGGATAATTGGATCATGATTCCTGTGATTGATTAAAGCCACATGTGCACACGGGTAGCCCCCTGCTGGTTTTCAGTAAAGTCGATCGGGCTGAAAAGAAGAAAACATATGATGCTGGCATGCTGCATTGCATTGCATTGCATGAATGCTAGTATCAGATCCACCGAGATTTATTCCAAGGGACCGATCGTCCTGAACTTTTCATCCTGCGCTGGCTTCGCCCATGATAGGCACACCCAGCAGCAGGATCTCTTCCAGCAGACGTGGTTTCTCTTCAAACACAAACAATATAATGCCGGCCGGATCACCACGCGGCCTGCAGTTTGGCTCGCCGTGTTCTCTCGCCGTCGCTCAAAGTATCATGCTGCTCAAGACCTGAGGCGGCCACTGCAGGCTGCAGCGACGGTCTTTTACCACCCAACCAAGGATGATCAAGTTAAGTGGCATTCAACAGTCTTCAGGTAGGTATACGGTTTCGCCGTCCTTGGGCCACGGATATGTAGAATCAAAACATGTGCAAAAGCAACCGCCAGAAAGAAAGTGGTCAtgagtgcaactttggacagaagGCGTGATTTCGACTGAAAGAAAGCTCGACTCGCGCCAGCTTCTCGAGACCGTAGCCTTTCACGAACCGGACTTAGACCAGCGTGCCGATCGCATCTCGTGGCACCTAGAACCTTCGGGCATGTTCTCCATGAAGTCCCTCTATCGGGCCATAGCTGCTACGTCTGCTTCAGAGCCCCTTGAGTTGATAGGGTCGATCAGGCTTTCGTTGAAGATCGGGATCGATTCGCAGGCTTTCGTTGAAGATCGGGATGGATTCGCAGGCTTTCGTTGAAGATCGGGATGGATTCGTGACCGTGTTTCGTCCGGCGTTGAGGTGCTTAAGCGAAACGGCCCGGGCGATGCGGGACAACCGAGGACTCCAACAACATctttttctcgtgcgtgtccgcccAGTTCCTCTAGAGCTGCCTCCGTGAAGCCATTGATTGGCGTTGGTGTAACACCAACTTCCAGGCATTTTTCGCCGAGGTCCAGGCCGCCTcatcccccccccctccccctctaGACGTCACATTAGGTGGGTGGTCATTGTGGTTCTTGCTTGGACGTTTTGGACGGTTCGAAATAAGCTTGTGATCCAACGTGCGACTGACGCGAtgtttaaaatatgtggttacttACAGCTCTGGCGACTGTTTAGCCGTCATCAGGACCAGGACGCCATCAAGGCCACTACTACTGATCTGAGGACGATGGCCATGGCCCTCTGCTtgacgccgccgctccctccgccaccacctgAGCCGGATTAGGCGCTTTCCTTCATGTGCGTGTGCGGGTCTCCCGCTTGCCTTTTCTTTTTTCAAGGCTTGTTAAGAGCAAAACCCTTTTATACTTTTTGTTGTgttattttgtgtgtgtgttggAGTGCGGACTTATGTTGTATCTTATTGCTGTGGTGGTCTGTTTTATCTATAAAACGAGACGAAAAACTTTTTCAATAAAGAAAACTCGAGCTCAGAGCATGTCAAAAGCAGAGCATCGCCGATAAGGCCCCGGTTTCGTGATAAGATAAGATCTGTCTAGCTGAAATGATGTGGTGTGGTGATTTCGCTCGCTGTTTTCGAAGTGGACACCATCATCGGATCAAGCGACAGGAAGATGTGTGCGCCTGATGAGTAGTACCCCAGGTTGCATCCATCAACAAACAATGCGCTCTAGAAGATTCATCGGGGCAGGGGACTGACTGTCCTTGTTGTAGAAAAAGATCAGAATAGGGTCTTGACCGTTAGGCCTCAGTCATATAGTCATAGCAATAACCAGATCCATTAGTCTACAGAGACAAGATTTGATATGAACATGGACCATATCCATTAGTCTATAGCGACAAGACTGTACCTGGTTGATAAAACAACAAAATCATGATTGTGGCTAAGCGCACTTCACTTCAGATGATTTTAGTAAATTATATAGAGCTTATACAAATTACTTAACTATatataaaaatacagaaaatttCCGCAGTAAACTTAATATTATTATTAGAACACATAAACTTTCATAAAAATAGAACGATTAACATGTGGGAAAAAATGggcaaaaataattaaaacacGGGATATTCAGATTTTTTTAAGTTTACCCCTATCTATTCAGGAAATCCTGAATTATTCCGACTTTTCAAACATAAATCTGATTCAGCTTGACCTATAATTTTGTAAAATTATGAGATTTATTGATCTTAGTTCTAAATCTAAGTTGATCCACAATTAACttttactccctctgtcccaaaataactgtctcaactttgtactagccctagtacaaaattgtactaatctTAAAGACACTTATTTTTAGATGAATGGAGTAATATTTTTAGTCATGGAATATTTTGCACTTTAGATGAACTTATAGGCTCAAATCAAACGTGAAAGCATATTTTAAAAAGAATAGAATGATGTGATTTGGAACGGTGCAAATTTACCTTCCGAGGACACATAATTTATTGTTCTGATACTTTTGGTAGACCTGATTTTGCTTGCCTAAATGAAATCAAAGTTTACCAATAAGGAAAAGACACTAAAGTTCCTCCCTAACTATTTCGATTTTCTAGTTGATAGCAACTGAAGTTCCTTCCTAGGTATTGACCATCTTGATTCGCAGGATTTTGGTATATTAATAATAACATAAGAATATGATAGGAATACATGTATAAAACAGAGGCTAGGAAAACATAAGTTTTGTACACGATTCACAGAAAAAACAAGTCTCTAATAAGCAGTGAAATggaaatcatagcattgaaaaggGAAAACATAATGTCAATACGTCATTTAAGAGCCTCTCCAACCATCGTCCCCATTTATCTGGGTAGACCGCCCGCGCCCGGACAGAAAGTCGCCACCCAACATGACCCACTATTTCTCGCCCATATGTCCGAGCTGTTCGGCACCCCCATTTCCTACTCAAATGTGAGGCGGATTTGGCCTGGCAGGCCATGTCGAGGAATTTGGCCCCTCATTTGTCCACGGATGTATCTGACCTGTCCATTCCGAACCCTCATGTGTTCATGCACGCAGACATATCCCTCAAATTATCTAGATGCATACATATGATTGATGGGAAtgaagagagaaaagaaagaaaaaataaaaggataAAGTGGTCCAAAGTGGGCCGTGTCGGAGTGCCTGAACACTCTCATTTCCTCCTCACATCTGGGCTGAGTTTGAGGATTTGTGGACAGGTCAGACATTGGGACGATTTGGCCCCTCATTTGGTTGGATaggccttttctttttctctcttgtCGGTGCACTATCCGGACAAATGAGGACAAAGTGAGGTCCGGTTGGATATGCTGTAAGTCCATCATCCATTGTGCATATAAGAATACAACAATGAGATATTTCTGGAAACCCAAAGATCAGACGATAGTTGTAGTTTCCTTTATAATTCTTTGCTCCATTCCTTTGAATCAATCAAATGAGAGAATAGCGCCATCAAAGGGAAATTTATATTCTCATGTTTTTCCTTCACTTTACCAAATGAATCAAGTGAGCCCTCAATGCAGTAGAAGCAACAGGAATCCTATAAACACTGAATATACCATTCCACCCCTCATTCAGTCATTCTGTTTTAAGATATGTATTCCTTGGCACTTTGGTTTCTGCGGTGATAACCAGCTCATCTTTTGCACTGGGAAGTCATAACCAGCTCATCTTTTGCTGTGCGGATGCCTTCAACATTAAAACTTGAAATGATCCCGATTGATACTGTCACAAGTCACGAATTAAGATTCACCGTCACGTTCTAAATAAAGTCCATTCTTGGACACTGAGACGATTATAAAGTTGCATCATGCTGGTTTTTAGACTATGAATAAGAGGAGAAAAAGGGCCTCCACTGAAAGGCCAGAAAACTATGCATCAGGCTTCTGGAAATCATCAGTAAAGATGATTTTAGTAAAGTGACTTATCTACCAATCCTGTGTCCAGATCACTTCTATTAGTGTCTCTCTTGCGGTGCTTATCAGACAGAGGAAACGTATACATAACTGATGCAAATGGAAATTTTGCACATAAGGCTGCAGCTCCACTGTCAAATGGAAAAGGGAGAATAGAAACAGCTTGCACCTTCATGTTGGTTATTTTTCCAAAGTAGAGATGCATAGCACTGACGAAGGCATCAATTGGCAGAGTCCTTAAGATATTATAATCTGGCTAAGCCGGGTCTTTCTCAAACAAAAGGTGGAGTTCCTCATGCACTGGTTTTTCCTGAAAGACAGTAAAACTGGAATCTGAGAATCTTATTCGGTACTCCACTGGACAGTGTCTAATCAGTAATTTAAACCAGTTATTTTGTTAAACCATCCAAATTTGAGCCATTAGTCATACGTCAAACTTAAACTAGAGTTGGtgtctttctcttcttttttagAAACCACATTAGCAATTGTTGACCACCAAAGTCTACAGTCAACTAGGGTAGCGTCAActcataagtaaatgcacgatcaTAATCTGGTCTTGAACCAAACAGAGGGTATAATGATGTAAACAAACCTTTCAAGTACATTTTTCTTTCCAGTTGCCAACAAAAAATCTCAGAAGTTGACATGTTTGTTTGACTATACCACACCCATTTGCATCCGAAAAGGCAAAAACATGCCTCACTGGTTTAACAATGAAAGACTGCATAAAGGAACCAACATTGTTAGACATGTCAACAGTATGTAATTGATCACATAATATAGTTTTATGTACAACAGTACAAGAACCTCTAACTTAATTCCAAGGTAGATTTACACCTGCAATTCTGCGGTACCCTCCATGAAAATGCCCCAAATGTTTTTAAGCTTAATGGCATAGACATGTAATCCCTCCAGTCTTCCATGATGATTCTTAAATCATGAAGTTTGCTTTGCAATCCAATGCAACAGTTAGCATGCATTGTGCAGACCTCATTTAAATCTTTGCTTGGCTCACAAATACCACCAAAGTATGTAGTACTTAAAAATTTAATGGTTAATCCAATATCCATAATGTAAGGATCATGCTTTATAAAATTAAGTACATCCTGGTCATGATAACCAGGGTATCTCAGTCGTGAAGAATACCAATACTTGTAAAACTCTATGCTTTGATTGTTCGACTTCACATAGTTGAATCCCCCATTAGCTATGTTTCTCAAGTCAGTTGAATTGCCTACATAGTGATCACATGCAACTTGAAAATCTCCATCGGGATAAAAATATGGAAATGGATTGCGAAACCACATGATATCTGCATCCTGAAATGCATATAAAGAAGTAAATCAGTTTATGCTTATCAATTTGACTTTTTCAAGTTCGCTATTTTTAGGAAAAGGGTACATCTTACTGTGCTGGTATCAAAGTAGAATATATATTAATGCAATAGAGCAGGAAGTAAAGTATAGATGAAAATTTACCGAGAAAATGAAGCTGTAACCTTTTTCAAGAACTAGGCGCAAGAAATCCAGTCTTTTCCACATCATCTCCAGATACCCAGCAGTCAGAAACCTCTTCTCTTGAGAGAAATCCACATTATCAGTTACAAGAGCATAACAGTAGGTATGGACCTCAGTACATCGTTTATATGCTTTCCAGTCGAAGGCTATTATCACAAGGTGTTTCAGTAGTGAACTAGTTCTAACACCATGACGGAAGCTATCAATGAAAAGATCTATAACTGAGCCTGGAGAAGACCATGCAGCATTAAGTGTCGTCAATATAATGGTCTTATTGTCCATAGAAGCCTCTTGTAGAACTTGCTCAAGTTTGAGATATTCACTGTCCTACAAGGATGATTATATTAATTGTCACACAAAGTAATACTAACTTATAAGTTCTGCCTCGGCAAGCAGTTCAATTTGGTAGCATATCAGCCGCGACCCGCGAGCGAAACTGAAACTTATTTCATCCCATGAGCGTAGTGCTAAAAAAGAAAAGCATCAGGCTAATCACTGACATAACCCAAAGAATAAAATATTTCAATAAACAAGACAGGAAATACTAAAATAAGGAGGAAGGTTGACATTTCACCAGGGACATTTCACCAGGAAATGTACAATCATTTGAATACGACTATAAAGCGCAAGGCTAATCATTTGACATGTTAGTTATTTCTCTCAGTGGAACGGATCCGACTCATAAATAAGATTAGAATATTCAAGATGCCATACAAATCAGCAGCTATAAGTGTATTCGTTCACTCCTTAAGGTTTGCAGATTTTAACATCCAAATTCATGTTCATGCCCACCAAATCAAATTTGTTGTTCCCAAAGATAAAGCTCCATCGTGACAATCTATCCATATATAGGACAGAGCAGTTGGGTGAACAGTTGATTCTGAAGGCCAAACGCTAAAATTAGGGATATTGGCGAAATAAATGAGGCCTGGATAACAGTGTGCTAGCGACCTAAGATATGTAATTTCCTATTCAATTTCCATAACTGAAAAGTAAGGCAGACGAGAGATTGACAGGATCAAAGAGGtggggaaggaggaggggagagagagagagagaagcacACCAGATCGTCGGC
This genomic stretch from Hordeum vulgare subsp. vulgare chromosome 6H, MorexV3_pseudomolecules_assembly, whole genome shotgun sequence harbors:
- the LOC123402336 gene encoding uncharacterized protein At4g15970-like isoform X1, whose amino-acid sequence is MARTSRQTLAPPSATSLRRLYGHSKPPPPAASAFRKAAAVLLLAAAVALPCAVLYRAVVSNTPPPVQVASDRQQWDPPLAPVMVPEAEEGSHRDPISADDLDSEYLKLEQVLQEASMDNKTIILTTLNAAWSSPGSVIDLFIDSFRHGVRTSSLLKHLVIIAFDWKAYKRCTEVHTYCYALVTDNVDFSQEKRFLTAGYLEMMWKRLDFLRLVLEKGYSFIFSDADIMWFRNPFPYFYPDGDFQVACDHYVGNSTDLRNIANGGFNYVKSNNQSIEFYKYWYSSRLRYPGYHDQDVLNFIKHDPYIMDIGLTIKFLSTTYFGGICEPSKDLNEVCTMHANCCIGLQSKLHDLRIIMEDWRDYMSMPLSLKTFGAFSWRVPQNCRCKSTLELS
- the LOC123402336 gene encoding uncharacterized protein At4g15970-like isoform X2 produces the protein MARTSRQTLAPPSATSLRRLYGHSKPPPPAASAFRKAAAVLLLAAAVALPCAVLYRAVVSNTPPPVQVASDRQQWDPPLAPVMVPEAEEGSHRDPISADDLDSEYLKLEQVLQEASMDNKTIILTTLNAAWSSPGSVIDLFIDSFRHGVRTSSLLKHLVIIAFDWKAYKRCTEVHTYCYALVTDNVDFSQEKRFLTAGYLEMMWKRLDFLRLVLEKGYSFIFSDADIMWFRNPFPYFYPDGDFQVACDHYVGNSTDLRNIANGGFNYVKSNNQSIEFYKYWYSSRLRYPGYHDQDVLNFIKHDPYIMDIGLTIKFLSTTYFGGICEPSKDLNEVCTMHANCCIGLQSKLHDLRIIMEDWRDYMSMPLSLKTFGAFSWRVPQNCSLSLLNQ
- the LOC123402337 gene encoding RING-H2 finger protein ATL80-like, with protein sequence MAARRLLEEAAAGGVPQDSLNSDLVLILAGLLCALVCVLGLGLVARCACARRWARAADAPSPGANRGVKKEVLRALPTVRYVADGGGEAPEADECAICLAEFEDGQAMRVLPQCSHAFHAACVDAWLRSHSSCPSCRRVLVAELPRGERSGRCGARPGGIHALLKAVPLCR